The following coding sequences are from one Rhineura floridana isolate rRhiFlo1 chromosome 2, rRhiFlo1.hap2, whole genome shotgun sequence window:
- the RNH1 gene encoding ribonuclease inhibitor isoform X1, whose product MLVLRTLDLPSRTKAGARLAWCLPPKGMTHKFPVPAHAVAFKMDLDIQCEELSGSKWKEFVSSLNQYKTIRLDDCSLSTRHCEDLSSILNKNQTLTELKLSNNELGDAGVELLCKGLMTPSCNLQKLWLQNCNLTKACCESLRSVLSSKPSLTELHLGDNTLGTSGVKTLCQGLLDPNCQLENLHLEYCGVSAANMEALSSALRTKPSLKELNLSNNKLGDATVKHLCQSLLGASCNLQALQLECCGITAASCGDLGAVLGTKPSLTELCIGENKIGDAGVSLLCQGVLNPNCKIQKLWLWECDISAPGLKDLSNVIGTKETLKEMSLIGNDLKDEGMEFLCQGLKDPKAKLESLWLRECGLTTACCKSIASALSVNSALKELHIGGNQLCDAGAIQLCEGVLSPACNLQSLWLGQSELTSACCEKLATLIVGKPCLQELDVSYSHIGDEGVRKLCEAVRNPNCHLKYLILYDTFWTAEVDNELKALEESKPGFKVVT is encoded by the exons CTGTTGCATTCAAAATGGACCTTGACATCCAGTGTGAAGAACTTAGTGGATCAAAGTGGAAAGAATTTGTCTCATCCCTGAACCAGTACAAAACCATTAG GTTGGATGACTGCAGTCTATCAACTCGTCATTGTGAAGATCTTTCCTCCATTCTGAACAAAAACCAGACGCTAACTGAACTGAAGTTGAGTAACAATGAACTGGGAGATGCTGGTGTGGAGTTGTTGTGCAAAGGATTGATGACACCAAGTTGTAACCTTCAGAAATTATG GCTGCAGAATTGCAACCTGACTAAAGCCTGCTGTGAGAGTCTCCGTTCTGTACTTAGTAGCAAGCCATCATTGACTGAGCTTCACCTGGGAGACAACACTTTGGGCACGTCAGGAGTTAAAACATTGTGCCAGGGGCTTTTGGAtcccaactgccagctggagaaCCTTCA TCTGGAGTACTGTGGAGTCTCAGCAGCAAATATGGAGGCTCTCAGCTCTGCACTGCGCACCAAGCCGTCCCTGAAGGAACTCAACCTGAGCAACAACAAGCTCGGGGATGCAACAGTGAAACATCTGTGCCAGAGCTTGCTGGGTGCCAGCTGTAACCTGCAAGCGCTACA attggagtgCTGTGGAATCACAGCTGCTAGTTGTGGAGACCTTGGTGCTGTGCTTGGCACAAAGCCATCGCTGACAGAACTCTGCATAGGTGAGAACAAGATTGGTGACGCAGGTGTCTCTCTCCTGTGCCAGGGTGTATTGAATCCCAACTGCAAAATACAGAAACTGTG GTTATGGGAATGTGACATCTCGGCTCCTGGCTTGAAGGACCTCTCCAACGTCATTGGTACTAAAGAGACTCTCAAGGAAATGAGCCTGATTGGAAATGATCTAAAAGATGAAGGGATGGAGTTCTTATGTCAAGGACTGAAGGATCCAAAAGCTAAACTTGAGTCACTGTG GCTAAGAGAATGTGGTTTGACTACGGCCTGTTGTAAAAGCATTGCCTCCGCTCTCAGCGTGAACAGTGCCTTGAAAGAGCTGCATATTGGTGGCAATCAGCTCTGTGATGCAGGGGCAATTCAGCTCTGTGAAGGAGTTCTGAGCCCTGCCTGCAACCTACAGTCCCTCTG GTTGGGACAATCAGAACTCACTTCTGCTTGCTGTGAGAAGCTTGCCACACTCATTGTTGGAAAACCATGTCTACAAGAACTGGATGTAAGCTATAGCCACATTGGAGATGAAGGTGTGCGGAAGCTTTGCGAAGCAGTGAGAAATCCAAACTGTCACCTGAAGTATCTAAT TTTGTATGACACTTTCTGGACTGCTGAAGTGGATAATGAGCTGAAGGCCCTGGAAGAGTCAAAGCCTGGATTTAAAGTGGTTACATGA
- the RNH1 gene encoding ribonuclease inhibitor isoform X2: MDLDIQCEELSGSKWKEFVSSLNQYKTIRLDDCSLSTRHCEDLSSILNKNQTLTELKLSNNELGDAGVELLCKGLMTPSCNLQKLWLQNCNLTKACCESLRSVLSSKPSLTELHLGDNTLGTSGVKTLCQGLLDPNCQLENLHLEYCGVSAANMEALSSALRTKPSLKELNLSNNKLGDATVKHLCQSLLGASCNLQALQLECCGITAASCGDLGAVLGTKPSLTELCIGENKIGDAGVSLLCQGVLNPNCKIQKLWLWECDISAPGLKDLSNVIGTKETLKEMSLIGNDLKDEGMEFLCQGLKDPKAKLESLWLRECGLTTACCKSIASALSVNSALKELHIGGNQLCDAGAIQLCEGVLSPACNLQSLWLGQSELTSACCEKLATLIVGKPCLQELDVSYSHIGDEGVRKLCEAVRNPNCHLKYLILYDTFWTAEVDNELKALEESKPGFKVVT; encoded by the exons ATGGACCTTGACATCCAGTGTGAAGAACTTAGTGGATCAAAGTGGAAAGAATTTGTCTCATCCCTGAACCAGTACAAAACCATTAG GTTGGATGACTGCAGTCTATCAACTCGTCATTGTGAAGATCTTTCCTCCATTCTGAACAAAAACCAGACGCTAACTGAACTGAAGTTGAGTAACAATGAACTGGGAGATGCTGGTGTGGAGTTGTTGTGCAAAGGATTGATGACACCAAGTTGTAACCTTCAGAAATTATG GCTGCAGAATTGCAACCTGACTAAAGCCTGCTGTGAGAGTCTCCGTTCTGTACTTAGTAGCAAGCCATCATTGACTGAGCTTCACCTGGGAGACAACACTTTGGGCACGTCAGGAGTTAAAACATTGTGCCAGGGGCTTTTGGAtcccaactgccagctggagaaCCTTCA TCTGGAGTACTGTGGAGTCTCAGCAGCAAATATGGAGGCTCTCAGCTCTGCACTGCGCACCAAGCCGTCCCTGAAGGAACTCAACCTGAGCAACAACAAGCTCGGGGATGCAACAGTGAAACATCTGTGCCAGAGCTTGCTGGGTGCCAGCTGTAACCTGCAAGCGCTACA attggagtgCTGTGGAATCACAGCTGCTAGTTGTGGAGACCTTGGTGCTGTGCTTGGCACAAAGCCATCGCTGACAGAACTCTGCATAGGTGAGAACAAGATTGGTGACGCAGGTGTCTCTCTCCTGTGCCAGGGTGTATTGAATCCCAACTGCAAAATACAGAAACTGTG GTTATGGGAATGTGACATCTCGGCTCCTGGCTTGAAGGACCTCTCCAACGTCATTGGTACTAAAGAGACTCTCAAGGAAATGAGCCTGATTGGAAATGATCTAAAAGATGAAGGGATGGAGTTCTTATGTCAAGGACTGAAGGATCCAAAAGCTAAACTTGAGTCACTGTG GCTAAGAGAATGTGGTTTGACTACGGCCTGTTGTAAAAGCATTGCCTCCGCTCTCAGCGTGAACAGTGCCTTGAAAGAGCTGCATATTGGTGGCAATCAGCTCTGTGATGCAGGGGCAATTCAGCTCTGTGAAGGAGTTCTGAGCCCTGCCTGCAACCTACAGTCCCTCTG GTTGGGACAATCAGAACTCACTTCTGCTTGCTGTGAGAAGCTTGCCACACTCATTGTTGGAAAACCATGTCTACAAGAACTGGATGTAAGCTATAGCCACATTGGAGATGAAGGTGTGCGGAAGCTTTGCGAAGCAGTGAGAAATCCAAACTGTCACCTGAAGTATCTAAT TTTGTATGACACTTTCTGGACTGCTGAAGTGGATAATGAGCTGAAGGCCCTGGAAGAGTCAAAGCCTGGATTTAAAGTGGTTACATGA